In a genomic window of Oncorhynchus keta strain PuntledgeMale-10-30-2019 unplaced genomic scaffold, Oket_V2 Un_scaffold_584_pilon_pilon, whole genome shotgun sequence:
- the LOC118361420 gene encoding rhodopsin, which translates to MNGTEGPNFYVPMSNKTGVVRSPFEHPQYYLAPPWKYSLLAAYMIFLIITAFPVNFLTLYVTVQHKKLRTPLNYILLNLAVADLFMVVGGFTVTLATALQGYFFLGVTGCNVEGFFATMGGEIALWSLVVLAIERYIVVCKPMTNFRFNERHAIVGVAFTWIMSLTCALPPLCGWSRYIPEGMQCSCGIDYYTPTPELGNTSFVIYMFTLHFSIPLVIIGFCYGRLLCTVRAAAALQQESETTQRAEKEVTRMVIVMVISYLVCWMPYATVAWYIFANQGTNFGPVMMTIPAFFAKSAALYNPIIYILLNRQFRNCMLTIVCCGKNPLGEEETSTASSKTQASSISASQVAPA; encoded by the exons ATGAACGGCACTGAGGGCCCAAACTTCTACGTGCCCATGTCAAACAAGACAGGGGTGGTGAGGAGCCCCTTTGAGCACCCTCAGTACTACCTAGCTCCACCCTGGAAGTACTCGCTCCTCGCTGCCTACATGATCTTTCTCATCATCACAGCCTTCCCCGTCAACTTCCTTACGCTCTATGTCACGGTGCAGCACAAGAAGCTACGGACCCCCTTGAACTACATCCTGTTGAATCTGGCTGTGGCTGACCTCTTCATGGTGGTGGGAGGCTTCACTGTGACTCTGGCAACAGCCCTACAGGGATACTTCTTCCTGGGGGTCACCGGCTGTAACGTTGAAGGATTCTTTGCCACTATGGGAG GGGAGATCGCCCTTTGGTCTCTGGTGGTATTGGCCATCGAGCGCTATATCGTGGTGTGTAAACCAATGACCAACTTCCGCTTCAATGAGAGGCACGCCATTGTGGGCGTGGCCTTCACCTGGATCATGTCTCTCACCTGTGCTCTACCTCCATTGTGTGGCTGGTCCAG GTACATCCCAGAGGGCATGCAGTGTTCCTGTGGGATTGACTACTACACCCCGACACCTGAGCTGGGAAACACCTCCTTTGTCATCTACATGTTCACCCTccacttctccatccctctggTCATCATCGGCTTCTGCTACGGCCGTCTGCTCTGCACCGTCCGCGCG GCGGCAGCCCTGCAGCAGGAGTCAGAGACCACTCAGAGGGCAGAGAAGGAAGTGACCCGTATGGTGATCGTCATGGTCATCTCGTATCTGGTGTGCTGGATGCCCTATGCCACTGTGGCCTGGTACATCTTTGCCAATCAGGGCACCAACTTTGGCCCTGTCATGATGACCATCCCAGCCTTCTTTGCCAAGAGTGCTGCCCTCTACAACCCAATAATCTACATTCTACTCAACAGACAG ttCAGGAACTGCATGTTGACCATAGTGTGTTGCGGGAAGAACCCATTAGGTGAGGAGGAGACCTCCACCGCCTCCTCCAAAACACAGGCCTCCTCCATCTCTGCCAGCCAGGTGGCTCCTGCCTGA